A section of the Alkalihalobacillus sp. LMS39 genome encodes:
- a CDS encoding helix-turn-helix transcriptional regulator translates to MDKQVGIGRKIRRLRKQKRLTLGELAEGICSIGKMSNIENELSTVSDEDLNKICEKLSLPFGYFHDPNISEKVAELDYLQCRLLNLLQLNQNNDCKEELQTFLLKIEEYGVKSKLIEYDYLCGLFHIKQKKWGQAKEKFITITQKYELNEMTVQTKLKSCNALAFIYFKEKDMAQCVKILEKGISISESFKNSVTSEREILSYNLAIVYLYIGINHRSLQSLHKIKSSYISDQEKTYLKLLARFMGADENNSIQRELLQLQTVTSNNSPQALLKTWALMIYSVMKVTPTPQFEELITDSFKRDIAFLSEMHDHAKEVLALFHFALYISIDSKQDAPLQELLLQQSMDMLRYVKDDNIIQARNLYLKSLVELRQHNNKTKALSLLYDALQLVQHTDEVLVAEIIYEITKLNGTNSLEATALAKYHQHLKPQLKFLHFYDLLLPPLKY, encoded by the coding sequence ATGGATAAACAAGTGGGTATCGGCAGAAAAATTCGAAGATTAAGAAAACAAAAAAGACTTACCTTAGGTGAATTAGCTGAAGGAATTTGTTCCATCGGTAAAATGAGTAATATTGAAAATGAACTATCCACTGTAAGTGATGAGGATTTAAATAAAATTTGTGAGAAACTAAGCTTACCTTTTGGATATTTTCATGATCCGAATATTAGTGAAAAAGTCGCAGAACTTGATTATTTACAATGTAGATTATTAAATTTGTTACAGCTAAATCAAAATAATGATTGTAAAGAAGAGTTACAAACTTTCTTACTAAAAATCGAGGAGTATGGAGTGAAAAGTAAGCTTATTGAGTATGATTATCTATGTGGGCTATTTCATATAAAGCAGAAAAAATGGGGACAAGCAAAAGAAAAATTCATCACAATAACTCAAAAATACGAATTAAATGAGATGACTGTACAAACAAAACTTAAATCATGTAATGCTCTTGCTTTTATTTACTTTAAAGAAAAGGATATGGCTCAGTGCGTAAAAATTTTAGAAAAAGGAATATCCATATCGGAGAGCTTCAAAAACTCCGTTACAAGTGAACGTGAAATACTCTCTTATAACTTGGCTATCGTTTATTTATACATTGGGATTAATCATCGCTCACTACAATCTTTACATAAAATTAAATCAAGCTACATTTCAGACCAAGAAAAAACATATTTAAAATTGCTTGCTCGTTTTATGGGAGCCGATGAAAATAACTCCATCCAACGTGAATTACTTCAATTACAAACTGTCACCTCAAACAATAGTCCCCAAGCTTTACTAAAAACATGGGCTCTGATGATATACAGTGTAATGAAAGTAACTCCCACGCCTCAATTTGAAGAATTGATTACAGACAGCTTCAAAAGGGATATAGCATTTTTGAGTGAAATGCATGACCATGCAAAAGAAGTATTAGCCTTATTTCATTTTGCATTATATATCTCCATTGATTCGAAACAAGATGCACCGTTACAAGAGCTCTTGTTACAGCAATCTATGGATATGCTAAGGTATGTAAAAGATGATAACATCATTCAAGCTCGTAACTTATATTTAAAAAGTTTAGTTGAATTACGTCAACATAATAATAAAACGAAGGCACTATCTTTATTGTATGATGCATTACAACTCGTTCAACATACCGATGAAGTCTTAGTTGCTGAAATTATATATGAAATCACAAAATTAAATGGAACTAACAGCCTAGAAGCAACTGCCCTTGCTAAGTACCATCAACACCTCAAACCACAATTGAAGTTTTTGCACTTTTATGACTTACTTCTGCCACCGTTGAAGTATTAG
- a CDS encoding sigma-70 family RNA polymerase sigma factor encodes MEELVQRLIQKEEAALRELMAIYSNECYRLAYMLLKDRYEADDVIQDLFITAYTKIDSLQDAQKLKNWLISITMNLCRKRQNRWSFRHIFLKSKAEDEVQWAASEDVETVVLSVEANEELARHILALDYRYREVISLYYFAEYSIKEISSLLQANENTVKSHLARGRKLLKERLEGMRDEQ; translated from the coding sequence ATGGAGGAATTGGTTCAGCGCTTAATACAGAAAGAAGAAGCGGCATTGCGAGAGTTGATGGCCATCTATAGCAATGAATGTTATCGACTTGCTTATATGCTTTTAAAAGATCGATATGAGGCAGATGACGTAATCCAAGATTTATTTATAACCGCGTATACAAAAATAGATAGCTTACAAGACGCCCAAAAGCTAAAAAACTGGTTAATATCAATTACGATGAATTTGTGTCGCAAGCGTCAAAACCGTTGGAGTTTCCGCCATATCTTTTTGAAATCAAAAGCTGAGGATGAAGTGCAATGGGCTGCGAGTGAGGATGTCGAAACAGTTGTATTATCGGTAGAAGCAAATGAAGAGTTAGCACGCCATATTTTAGCGTTAGATTATCGGTATCGTGAAGTGATTAGTTTGTATTATTTTGCTGAGTATAGCATTAAAGAAATTAGTTCTTTGTTGCAAGCCAACGAAAATACTGTAAAAAGTCATTTAGCCCGTGGAAGAAAGCTTCTAAAAGAACGATTGGAGGGGATGCGAGATGAACAATGA
- a CDS encoding carboxypeptidase-like regulatory domain-containing protein, which yields MKVRMKRKHLLYGIISFFIISIMVVVLVVPALKEYKVERMIANGDPNAGQAIIELIDSANTTSRKIRLIEDFVLSSMSRSEHAVYIGPNLTSRIDSPWIEFDSKQRENIMIYYFTHSSPNNNWRYIEALDQYASIISEEKGIDEAIAFVKQKNEELYPNGYDVYSEPWTLKLPELYLKQGDFHKAKEELVAIHEYEKRRVKEKDFKYNPSWQWMTYMLRILAKEGELDEAYDLIDHWVKDEREQRIEYFGENEMEFVEWIDHTVMEWKSIISQASVGNGNEKGVLTGLIKREDGTPMQGVYVYLHDASSQTKHIPVPETDNHAITDDKGEFVFENINTGSYQIGLGLELYHIDGYNLSYDQRQVVFVNPDQEADVTIEFTKIIDLFHPVNGEAIDKEEMNFQWEQVGGADYYHIYLGVKHDGVVMNFFYDDVKTNNVVIGKEEWKERLITSITVEDDTYYPDLDYYKKLISGDVEFSWSVSAYQDDGSHLSSSHGYRLSKETIGNLPTFSFELEKTKADELFLKGKLKGAYELYKADYAADNNNVYALAMQTMLTPHVVDGNVGSEMYGAALKELALTTKEPHTYMNVLDYLRRQEDLDGYKEWFHLYEELLTKKNQSVDMYEANRYAKILFCLGDMDEARKWFHYLDKDTLSHYYVGDVLAFELYNGIDKQNVMEIAKTYKENYGEHKDWESLLESITYDADMKHFIEVYFGQGWEQAEELLPTITSKHNKAFLRQIIE from the coding sequence ATGAAAGTCCGAATGAAACGGAAACATCTTTTATATGGCATCATTAGTTTTTTTATCATAAGTATAATGGTTGTAGTCTTAGTTGTTCCAGCATTAAAGGAATATAAAGTTGAACGAATGATAGCCAATGGCGACCCGAATGCTGGTCAAGCAATTATAGAGTTGATCGATAGTGCGAATACAACTTCACGAAAGATAAGGTTAATTGAGGATTTTGTGTTGTCGTCGATGTCTCGTTCAGAACATGCCGTTTATATAGGCCCAAATTTAACATCGAGAATTGATAGCCCTTGGATTGAATTTGATAGCAAACAGCGTGAAAATATAATGATTTATTATTTTACACATAGTTCTCCAAATAATAATTGGAGATATATTGAGGCTTTAGATCAATATGCATCAATAATAAGTGAAGAAAAAGGAATTGATGAGGCTATTGCATTTGTTAAACAAAAAAATGAAGAGCTATATCCAAATGGGTATGATGTTTATAGTGAGCCATGGACTTTAAAACTACCGGAATTATATTTAAAACAAGGTGATTTTCATAAAGCGAAGGAAGAATTGGTAGCTATTCATGAATATGAAAAACGGAGGGTGAAGGAAAAAGACTTTAAATATAACCCTTCTTGGCAATGGATGACTTATATGCTTCGAATATTAGCAAAGGAAGGGGAGCTAGATGAGGCGTATGACCTTATTGATCACTGGGTAAAAGATGAAAGAGAACAACGGATAGAGTATTTTGGTGAAAATGAAATGGAATTTGTTGAGTGGATTGATCATACTGTGATGGAATGGAAAAGTATTATATCTCAAGCCTCTGTAGGAAATGGTAATGAAAAAGGAGTTCTTACAGGACTTATCAAAAGAGAAGATGGGACACCAATGCAAGGCGTGTATGTGTATTTGCATGATGCATCAAGTCAAACAAAACATATACCAGTGCCGGAAACAGATAACCATGCGATTACTGATGACAAAGGAGAGTTTGTGTTTGAAAACATCAATACTGGTTCGTATCAAATCGGTTTAGGATTAGAATTATACCATATTGATGGCTACAATTTGTCATATGACCAAAGACAAGTCGTTTTTGTTAATCCAGACCAAGAAGCCGACGTCACTATTGAATTCACAAAAATAATTGATTTATTTCACCCCGTTAACGGTGAGGCTATTGATAAAGAGGAAATGAATTTTCAATGGGAGCAAGTTGGTGGCGCGGACTATTATCATATTTATTTAGGTGTAAAACATGATGGGGTAGTAATGAATTTTTTTTATGATGATGTGAAAACAAATAATGTAGTTATCGGAAAAGAAGAATGGAAGGAAAGGCTTATTACCTCGATAACGGTAGAGGATGATACCTATTACCCCGATTTGGATTATTATAAGAAACTCATTAGTGGGGATGTCGAGTTTTCTTGGTCAGTGTCAGCATACCAAGATGACGGTAGCCATCTTTCGAGTAGTCATGGTTATCGGTTATCAAAAGAAACGATAGGGAATTTACCGACGTTTTCATTTGAACTAGAAAAAACAAAAGCAGATGAACTGTTTTTGAAAGGGAAATTAAAAGGAGCTTATGAGCTGTATAAGGCTGATTATGCAGCTGACAATAATAATGTGTACGCGTTGGCAATGCAAACAATGCTCACACCGCATGTTGTTGACGGAAATGTGGGGAGTGAAATGTATGGGGCAGCATTAAAAGAGTTGGCGCTTACGACAAAAGAACCTCACACATACATGAATGTTCTTGATTATTTACGAAGACAAGAAGACTTGGACGGTTATAAAGAATGGTTTCATTTATATGAGGAACTCCTAACGAAGAAAAATCAAAGTGTCGATATGTATGAAGCGAACCGATATGCAAAAATATTATTCTGCTTGGGAGATATGGACGAGGCGAGAAAATGGTTTCATTATCTAGATAAAGATACTTTGAGCCATTATTATGTTGGTGATGTTCTAGCTTTTGAACTGTATAATGGTATAGATAAACAAAATGTTATGGAAATAGCGAAAACATATAAAGAAAACTATGGTGAGCATAAAGACTGGGAATCTCTTCTTGAATCGATTACTTATGATGCTGACATGAAACATTTCATTGAAGTTTACTTTGGTCAAGGATGGGAGCAAGCAGAAGAATTATTACCGACGATTACATCTAAACACAATAAAGCATTCCTCCGCCAAATAATCGAATAA
- a CDS encoding aspartyl-phosphate phosphatase Spo0E family protein, whose amino-acid sequence MSVSYVDLIIKSVEYNGKYIMDDFKEEENLLIIIEEKRKEMIICGMELGFTHPKTLKVSTELDRLLNELNIYE is encoded by the coding sequence ATGTCAGTTAGTTATGTAGACCTAATTATTAAAAGTGTTGAGTATAATGGTAAGTACATCATGGATGACTTTAAAGAGGAAGAAAACCTTCTTATTATAATAGAAGAAAAAAGAAAAGAAATGATTATTTGTGGGATGGAATTAGGATTCACACACCCAAAAACATTAAAAGTTAGCACGGAGCTAGACCGTTTACTAAATGAATTAAACATCTATGAATGA
- a CDS encoding YitT family protein, producing the protein MMTSKRKAKPVQPWLQTVMDYLYILIGSSFVAIAFNLFLLPNRIASGGVSGISTIVYDVFGIEPAFTQWAFNIPLFILGMLLLGGMKYGMKTLVGTAFIPFVVFLTRHIEPATADPLLGALFGGIGVGIGLGLAFRANGSTGGTDLAAQIVHKYTGISLGACVFIIDGMIVLTSAFVFSIELALYALIALFVTGKTIDLVQMGVGYSKIALIISDQQDTVKRSILTDIDRGVTKLSAYGGYTDEERPVLMCVVHQREVTKLKQVVKTADPKAFVIVANATEVLGEGFKIQ; encoded by the coding sequence ATGATGACATCGAAGAGAAAAGCGAAGCCGGTTCAGCCATGGCTACAAACTGTGATGGATTATTTATATATTTTAATTGGTTCTTCGTTTGTGGCGATTGCGTTTAATTTATTTTTACTCCCGAATCGGATTGCTTCAGGTGGGGTTAGTGGGATAAGTACGATTGTGTATGATGTGTTTGGAATTGAACCGGCCTTTACACAGTGGGCATTTAATATTCCGTTGTTTATTTTAGGTATGCTATTACTTGGTGGTATGAAATATGGAATGAAAACACTTGTAGGGACGGCGTTTATTCCATTTGTCGTTTTTCTAACACGTCATATTGAACCAGCAACAGCAGACCCGTTACTTGGAGCTTTATTTGGTGGAATTGGAGTGGGTATCGGGTTGGGGCTAGCATTTCGAGCGAACGGAAGTACAGGTGGTACAGATTTAGCCGCGCAAATTGTTCATAAATATACTGGGATTTCGTTAGGCGCTTGTGTATTTATTATTGATGGAATGATCGTTTTAACGTCTGCGTTTGTTTTTTCCATTGAATTGGCGCTATATGCATTAATTGCTCTTTTTGTTACCGGAAAAACGATTGATTTAGTTCAAATGGGGGTAGGCTATTCAAAGATAGCTCTCATCATCTCAGATCAACAAGACACTGTAAAGCGTTCGATTTTAACTGACATTGACCGCGGTGTGACAAAGTTGTCAGCCTATGGTGGCTACACTGATGAAGAACGCCCTGTGCTCATGTGTGTTGTTCACCAACGGGAAGTCACAAAATTGAAACAAGTAGTGAAAACAGCTGATCCAAAGGCGTTTGTCATTGTTGCGAATGCCACAGAGGTACTTGGTGAGGGTTTCAAAATTCAGTAG
- a CDS encoding cytochrome c: MRKRILAVIGVSFLMLAGCGAGNDAAPAEETPAETEAPADETTGDLTYDAAQAEEDYRTTGCINCHGGNLEGQGSTPGLTGGKYTAEEILYIIEHGQGTMPKGLISGPEAENLAAWIADQ, from the coding sequence ATGCGAAAAAGAATTCTAGCTGTCATTGGAGTTTCATTTTTAATGTTAGCTGGCTGTGGTGCTGGAAATGATGCAGCTCCAGCTGAAGAAACACCAGCAGAAACAGAAGCGCCAGCTGACGAAACAACAGGTGATCTTACATATGATGCTGCACAAGCAGAAGAAGATTACCGTACTACTGGCTGTATTAATTGTCATGGAGGGAACCTCGAAGGACAAGGATCCACTCCGGGATTAACAGGAGGAAAATACACGGCTGAAGAAATTCTTTATATTATTGAACACGGACAAGGTACAATGCCAAAAGGGTTAATCTCTGGTCCAGAAGCGGAAAATTTAGCGGCTTGGATTGCTGACCAATAG